One part of the Phycisphaeraceae bacterium genome encodes these proteins:
- a CDS encoding glycosyltransferase family 2 protein, whose protein sequence is MPTTPPLTLGMPVRNGQRYIQGALDCLLEQTFGDWSLLISDNASDDSTEDICREYAARDGRITYRRQEANVGAAGNFNFCFDQAASPLFKWLAHDDLFAPEFLSKCIERLRGEADAVIAHSYTNEIDGSGRQIGRYEEQHDAMIGLQAARPSERLGSSFGLIYPCPVWGVMRRDAVAKTRLYGSYLGSDWNFLGEMSLLGRVTLVPEYLFSVRNHETGFSFGFQATSKQTRLAWFDPSRRRPLLSAAESAWCFASAIFRHPMPARERASCLAHLAGRTGGKVVRKFQLGGRSAPVEPSAGAPAASAAGAAETRS, encoded by the coding sequence ATGCCCACGACACCCCCACTCACGCTTGGCATGCCGGTCCGAAACGGCCAACGGTACATCCAGGGGGCGCTGGATTGCCTGCTTGAGCAGACATTCGGCGACTGGAGCCTGCTCATCTCCGACAACGCCTCGGACGACTCGACTGAGGACATCTGCCGCGAGTACGCCGCGCGGGACGGTCGGATCACCTACCGCCGGCAGGAGGCGAACGTCGGGGCGGCCGGGAACTTCAACTTCTGCTTCGACCAGGCCGCATCGCCGCTGTTCAAGTGGTTGGCGCACGACGACCTGTTTGCACCGGAGTTTCTCTCGAAATGCATCGAGCGCCTGCGGGGCGAAGCGGATGCGGTCATCGCGCACAGCTACACCAACGAGATCGACGGCAGTGGGCGACAGATCGGCCGTTACGAAGAGCAGCACGACGCGATGATCGGCCTGCAGGCGGCGCGTCCCAGCGAGCGGCTGGGCTCCTCGTTCGGGCTCATCTACCCCTGCCCCGTGTGGGGCGTGATGCGGCGGGACGCGGTGGCAAAGACCAGGCTTTACGGCTCGTACCTCGGGAGCGACTGGAACTTCCTGGGTGAGATGTCGCTGCTCGGGCGGGTGACCCTGGTGCCCGAGTACCTGTTCAGCGTTCGGAACCACGAGACCGGGTTCTCGTTCGGGTTCCAGGCGACGTCGAAGCAGACGCGGCTGGCCTGGTTCGATCCATCGCGCCGGCGACCGCTGCTCTCGGCGGCCGAGTCGGCGTGGTGCTTTGCCTCGGCGATCTTCCGGCACCCGATGCCGGCGCGCGAGCGGGCGTCGTGCCTTGCGCATCTGGCGGGGAGGACGGGCGGGAAGGTCGTTCGGAAGTTTCAGCTCGGCGGGAGGTCCGCCCCGGTTGAGCCGTCGGCGGGTGCGCCGGCTGCTTCGGCCGCGGGCGCTGCGGAGACGCGTTCATGA
- the rfbF gene encoding glucose-1-phosphate cytidylyltransferase: MKVAILAGGVGSRLAEETEIKPKPMVDIGGRPILWHIMMHYAKHGHKDFAIALGYKGDYIKKYFTDYASLAGSMKINLKSGKVQNIDSNVPDWNVDLIETGNSTLTGGRIKRLRPHLGEKTFMLTWGDGVSDVDLDRLVAFHKSHGKLATVTTVRPTARFGHIEFDGDRVASFSEKPQTAEGWINGAFFVLEPQVFDYIEGDGTQWEKEPMEGLARDGQLMAYKHTGFWQCMDTLRDRKLLQDLWDSGSPPWRTWE; this comes from the coding sequence ATGAAGGTGGCGATACTGGCGGGCGGCGTGGGATCCCGGTTGGCCGAGGAGACCGAGATCAAGCCCAAGCCGATGGTGGACATCGGCGGCAGGCCGATCCTGTGGCACATCATGATGCACTACGCGAAGCACGGGCATAAGGACTTCGCGATCGCGCTGGGCTACAAGGGCGACTACATCAAGAAGTACTTCACCGACTACGCCTCGCTCGCCGGAAGCATGAAGATCAACCTCAAGTCCGGCAAGGTGCAGAACATCGATTCGAACGTTCCGGACTGGAACGTCGACCTGATCGAGACGGGGAACTCGACGCTGACCGGGGGCCGGATCAAGCGGCTGCGGCCGCACCTGGGGGAGAAGACGTTCATGCTGACCTGGGGCGACGGGGTGTCCGACGTCGATCTGGACAGGCTGGTCGCTTTTCACAAGAGCCACGGCAAGCTGGCGACGGTGACCACGGTGCGACCGACGGCGCGGTTCGGCCACATCGAGTTCGATGGCGACCGGGTGGCGAGTTTCAGCGAGAAGCCCCAGACGGCGGAGGGGTGGATTAACGGCGCGTTCTTCGTGCTCGAACCCCAGGTGTTCGACTACATCGAGGGGGACGGCACGCAGTGGGAAAAGGAGCCCATGGAGGGGCTGGCGCGCGACGGGCAGTTGATGGCCTATAAGCACACCGGGTTCTGGCAGTGCATGGACACGCTGCGCGACCGCAAGCTGCTGCAGGATCTCTGGGACTCGGGCAGCCCGCCGTGGCGGACTTGGGAGTAA
- a CDS encoding class I SAM-dependent methyltransferase, giving the protein MFESRCRAASCRSCGHKGLEPVLDLGSMPLSDGLLTREQLSAPEGKYPLDVGFCRACTLVQILETVPPEVLFGHDYPYFSSFSDHLLKHSRDNALNLIKTRGLGPTSLAVELASNDGYLLKNFVEHGVPVLGIDPAPGPAKAAEKIGVPTRNTFFTKDLAAQLVAEGKRADVVIGNNVLAHVADTNGFVQGVAMLLKDEGTTSIEVPYLRDLIEHCEFDTIYHEHLCYFSALALDSLFRRNGLFLNHVERIPIHGGSLRLYAGRKENVQGSVISLLAEERSLSMDKPAYYRDFGARVRAIGDTMRTMLKGFKKEGRSIAGYGAAAKGAIMLNYVGAGTDLIDFVADRNVHKQGKFMPGVHVPIVSPDEIMKRRPDYLVLLPWNFKDEILRQQDAYRKAGGKFIIPIPTPTVV; this is encoded by the coding sequence ATGTTTGAGTCCCGGTGCCGGGCGGCGTCGTGCCGTTCGTGCGGGCACAAGGGCCTCGAGCCCGTGCTCGACCTTGGGAGCATGCCCCTCTCGGACGGGCTGTTGACGCGGGAGCAGTTGAGCGCGCCCGAGGGGAAATACCCGCTGGACGTCGGCTTCTGCCGCGCCTGCACGCTGGTGCAGATCCTGGAGACCGTGCCACCGGAAGTGCTGTTCGGGCACGATTACCCCTATTTCTCCTCGTTCTCCGATCACCTGCTCAAGCACTCTCGCGACAACGCGCTGAACCTGATCAAGACCCGCGGCCTCGGGCCGACGAGCCTCGCCGTGGAACTGGCGAGCAACGACGGGTATCTGCTGAAGAACTTCGTCGAGCACGGCGTGCCGGTGCTGGGCATCGATCCCGCCCCGGGCCCGGCGAAGGCCGCGGAGAAGATCGGCGTCCCGACCCGCAACACCTTCTTCACGAAGGACCTCGCCGCCCAACTGGTGGCCGAGGGAAAGAGGGCCGACGTCGTCATTGGCAACAACGTCCTGGCGCACGTGGCGGACACGAACGGGTTCGTCCAGGGTGTCGCGATGCTGCTCAAGGACGAGGGGACGACCTCGATCGAGGTGCCCTACCTGCGCGACCTGATCGAGCACTGCGAGTTCGACACCATCTACCACGAGCACCTGTGCTACTTCTCGGCGCTCGCGCTCGACTCGCTCTTCCGCCGGAACGGGCTGTTCCTCAACCACGTGGAGCGGATCCCGATCCACGGCGGATCGCTCCGTCTGTACGCCGGGCGAAAGGAGAACGTGCAGGGCTCCGTGATCTCCCTGCTCGCTGAGGAGCGGTCGCTGAGCATGGACAAGCCGGCGTACTACCGGGACTTCGGGGCCCGGGTGCGGGCGATCGGCGACACGATGCGCACCATGCTCAAGGGATTCAAGAAGGAAGGCCGGAGCATCGCGGGGTATGGCGCCGCGGCGAAGGGCGCCATCATGCTCAACTACGTCGGCGCCGGGACCGATCTCATCGACTTCGTCGCCGACCGCAACGTGCACAAGCAGGGCAAGTTCATGCCCGGCGTGCACGTGCCGATCGTCTCGCCCGACGAAATCATGAAGCGCCGGCCCGACTACCTCGTGCTGCTGCCGTGGAACTTCAAGGACGAGATCCTGCGCCAGCAGGATGCGTACCGCAAGGCGGGCGGCAAGTTCATCATCCCGATCCCGACGCCTACCGTCGTCTGA
- a CDS encoding right-handed parallel beta-helix repeat-containing protein — MTNRQHVGGVGCLRVTAAVLVAVCGSMTSFGYGSQGRVSSVPPLVGESPSTSIVRFERVVTTLADGRQVVRLAPVSIQSGAPVLPQVDGSVVVPGTGPAAFDSQIAAIPVEPAGATAGSTGSRPSRLVIRSTRPALLATDSQALATDAAPTAPESAPRQRAILSDSPESQGAVLGSGWVAEESGQGSDFDAQARSRVVAPRAPSSARVTAGDGSQVIISWSDRSSVETGYTVAREQRVNGTWRNGTTFDLPANSTSYRDNPGAGEFRYRIRAYNSGGSSSYTSWVRIVVAGQDGGGGGGGGGGDSASPPAAPTGARILDNGNGKVTISWTDASNNESGFEVVRQRVVGTVNGWPDYGDWTQFPQPANATAYSDTPGTGTFRYQVRAVNGAGASAYTPWVEITPAAAVSIPTPPASIAVTNGSDSMQARVTWEDRSNNETGFNIVREKLSGSNWIEPVPMNVDANVTSYTDAPGAGTFRYKVAARNSAGFSVFTPSASITLTAPPPPSAIPSVPTALQPVAQPDGRSIRVTWTDTSNNETGFELIRQTRVEVNGIEDFNAWIQFPQAANVTQFYDEPGPGTYRYMIRANGQSGNSAWSPWVLVNVGTTGGSGGSGGGGTTNPTPPAAPTSMTVQDLGNGRVLASWTDNSNNETSFELERNPAFSGGSVVLGADQTAYINDVSAGTYGYRVRASNAAGSSAYTAYANITISGSTPPPPPPPTGGGGGVGWTDLTPASDARVVYVSSSLGNNANSGLDSAHPVRTLAAGYALLRTNTADQMLLQCGDVWTEEFPGWGKNGRSASERMIVGSYGNGARPKIQPTSRTRDGIFERSNSNGNLIITGLEISGYTSRHTAGFQWQLGGGANVLIEDCHIHHCTLNIVLQDMNGGFVIRRSIIDMGGPGNNGDNEANSGFYIALTHAPVTIEECVIDRCGDHPDIRPGSTPGIRSQSVYCQDTAPGVIFRKNLVSNGGCMGPDLRAGGTIEDCIITRCAIGPRMGSATGTDTPGGYPGGVTGTVRNVFVLDGTNIRDNNPDYYRGVGFWLENVRNCTVDGLVIARKGANRNPDSCAIEMHTDPGSGVNGVTFTNTRIYQWTGNGGTFAKAGNRQPSYTQTGTVTSGFPNPSVAVTEADISLAKTMRRGFQDPLIDTLLTNLRAGFYASSGQ, encoded by the coding sequence ATGACTAATCGTCAGCACGTCGGTGGTGTGGGGTGTCTTCGGGTGACAGCGGCCGTTCTGGTCGCCGTGTGCGGCTCGATGACCTCGTTTGGCTACGGTTCGCAAGGGAGGGTTTCCAGTGTGCCGCCGCTTGTTGGCGAAAGCCCAAGCACCAGCATCGTTCGGTTCGAGCGTGTGGTAACCACATTGGCAGATGGTCGCCAGGTCGTCCGGCTGGCGCCGGTTTCGATCCAGAGTGGTGCGCCCGTTCTTCCGCAGGTGGATGGCTCAGTTGTGGTTCCCGGAACCGGCCCCGCAGCATTCGACAGCCAGATCGCGGCGATCCCCGTCGAGCCGGCGGGCGCGACGGCTGGCTCGACCGGCTCTCGGCCCTCGCGGTTGGTGATCCGGTCCACCCGTCCTGCCCTGTTGGCGACCGACTCGCAGGCCCTCGCCACGGACGCCGCTCCGACCGCCCCCGAATCCGCCCCCCGCCAACGAGCGATTCTCTCGGACTCGCCCGAATCTCAGGGAGCGGTGCTCGGAAGCGGCTGGGTTGCCGAGGAATCGGGCCAGGGTTCCGACTTCGACGCGCAGGCCCGCAGTCGCGTCGTCGCGCCGCGTGCCCCGTCATCCGCCCGCGTGACCGCCGGCGATGGCTCGCAGGTAATCATCAGTTGGAGCGATCGCTCCAGCGTTGAAACGGGCTACACCGTCGCCCGTGAACAGCGAGTTAACGGTACTTGGAGGAACGGCACCACCTTCGATCTCCCCGCCAACAGCACGTCGTATCGCGACAACCCCGGCGCCGGTGAGTTCCGGTACCGCATCCGCGCGTACAACTCCGGCGGCTCCTCGTCTTATACCTCCTGGGTGCGGATCGTGGTCGCCGGTCAGGATGGCGGAGGCGGTGGAGGTGGTGGCGGCGGCGATTCCGCTTCCCCGCCGGCAGCCCCAACGGGTGCCCGGATTCTCGACAACGGAAACGGCAAGGTCACCATTTCGTGGACCGACGCTTCGAACAACGAGTCTGGATTTGAGGTTGTCCGCCAGCGAGTCGTCGGAACTGTGAACGGCTGGCCGGATTACGGCGACTGGACCCAGTTCCCCCAGCCTGCCAACGCGACCGCCTACAGCGACACGCCCGGCACCGGCACCTTCCGGTACCAGGTTCGTGCGGTGAACGGCGCCGGCGCCTCGGCCTACACGCCGTGGGTCGAGATCACCCCGGCCGCGGCCGTCAGCATCCCTACACCACCCGCTTCGATCGCCGTGACAAACGGCTCTGATTCGATGCAGGCCCGCGTCACCTGGGAGGACCGTTCCAACAACGAGACCGGCTTCAACATCGTCCGCGAGAAGCTCTCGGGGTCGAACTGGATCGAGCCTGTACCGATGAACGTCGACGCCAACGTCACGTCGTACACCGATGCGCCGGGCGCCGGCACGTTCCGGTACAAGGTCGCGGCCCGCAACAGCGCCGGCTTCTCGGTGTTCACGCCCTCGGCGTCGATCACCCTGACCGCCCCGCCGCCGCCCTCGGCCATCCCGTCGGTCCCGACCGCTCTCCAGCCCGTCGCTCAGCCGGACGGCCGGTCGATCCGCGTCACCTGGACGGACACCTCCAACAATGAGACGGGCTTCGAACTTATCCGTCAGACTCGCGTCGAGGTCAACGGCATCGAGGACTTCAACGCGTGGATCCAGTTCCCGCAGGCGGCCAACGTCACCCAGTTCTACGACGAGCCCGGCCCGGGTACCTACCGGTACATGATCCGGGCCAATGGCCAGAGCGGCAACTCCGCCTGGTCGCCGTGGGTTCTTGTCAACGTCGGCACGACCGGCGGCTCCGGCGGCTCTGGCGGCGGCGGCACAACCAACCCGACGCCCCCGGCGGCGCCGACCAGTATGACGGTTCAGGATCTCGGCAACGGCCGCGTCCTCGCCTCGTGGACCGACAACTCCAACAACGAGACCTCCTTCGAGCTCGAGCGCAACCCGGCGTTCTCAGGCGGCAGCGTCGTGTTGGGCGCCGACCAGACCGCGTACATCAACGACGTCAGCGCCGGGACTTACGGCTACCGCGTCCGCGCGTCGAACGCCGCGGGCTCCTCGGCCTACACCGCCTACGCCAATATCACCATCTCCGGCAGCACGCCTCCCCCGCCCCCGCCTCCGACCGGCGGTGGTGGCGGTGTCGGCTGGACCGACCTCACGCCCGCCTCGGACGCCCGGGTCGTCTACGTCAGCTCATCACTGGGCAACAACGCCAACTCCGGCCTCGACTCGGCCCACCCCGTCCGCACCCTCGCGGCCGGGTATGCCCTCCTTCGCACCAACACCGCGGATCAGATGCTCCTGCAGTGCGGCGACGTCTGGACCGAGGAGTTCCCCGGCTGGGGCAAGAACGGTCGTTCGGCCAGCGAGCGCATGATCGTCGGTTCGTACGGAAACGGCGCTCGCCCGAAGATCCAGCCCACCTCCAGGACTCGTGACGGCATCTTCGAGCGGAGCAACTCCAACGGCAACCTCATCATCACCGGCCTCGAGATCTCCGGCTACACCAGCAGGCACACCGCCGGCTTCCAGTGGCAGCTCGGCGGTGGTGCGAACGTCCTGATCGAGGACTGCCATATCCACCACTGCACGCTCAACATTGTGCTGCAGGACATGAACGGCGGGTTCGTGATCCGTCGCTCGATCATCGACATGGGCGGCCCGGGCAACAACGGCGACAACGAGGCCAACTCCGGCTTCTACATCGCCCTCACCCACGCCCCCGTCACGATCGAGGAGTGCGTGATCGACCGCTGCGGCGACCACCCGGATATCCGTCCCGGCTCGACGCCCGGCATCCGCAGCCAGTCGGTGTACTGCCAGGACACGGCCCCGGGCGTGATCTTCCGCAAGAACCTCGTCTCCAACGGCGGGTGCATGGGCCCGGACCTCCGCGCCGGCGGAACGATCGAGGACTGCATCATCACCCGGTGCGCCATCGGCCCCCGCATGGGCTCGGCGACCGGCACCGATACTCCCGGTGGCTACCCCGGCGGTGTCACGGGCACCGTCCGCAACGTCTTCGTGCTCGACGGCACCAACATCCGGGACAACAACCCGGACTACTACCGCGGCGTCGGCTTCTGGCTTGAGAATGTCCGCAACTGCACCGTCGACGGCCTGGTCATCGCCCGCAAGGGTGCGAATCGCAACCCCGATTCGTGCGCCATCGAGATGCACACGGACCCGGGTTCGGGCGTCAACGGTGTGACCTTCACCAACACGCGCATCTACCAGTGGACCGGCAACGGCGGCACCTTCGCGAAGGCCGGCAACCGTCAGCCCAGCTACACCCAGACCGGCACCGTCACCTCCGGCTTCCCCAATCCCAGCGTCGCCGTCACGGAAGCCGACATCAGCCTGGCCAAGACCATGCGTCGCGGCTTCCAGGACCCGCTGATCGACACGCTTCTCACCAACCTCCGCGCGGGCTTCTACGCCTCCTCCGGCCAGTAA
- a CDS encoding glycosyltransferase family 4 protein: protein MPRPSNDPTKPPSVALFSPGWPAGSVPNGIVSYTAAIVPALREVGSEPFVITPRIADGCRDSFAFAVEAALRPLGFRDKVARKIADRFDPGAWDERRTGRGVVDVVRGLADRHGVRIVEMEESFGWVGLVARESGVPAVARLHGPWFLNGATIEREDTPQFRRRVRLEGEAIAAAPGVTAPCRDVLEQTRRKYRLALPHAEVIPYPKTLAPDEHRWSPDVSEPDTILFVGRFDNHKAGDVVIDAFNLVRGQRPGARLTFVGPDRGVTDEKGRRWSIQEFLADRFPGGAEESGVSILGLQPPAAIAPLRRRHAVTVIASRYENFAYTALEAISAGSPTVITNVGGLPEIIEHERNGLVARPGDAADLADRIVRMLTDAALSARLARQAAADCEARYHPRVVAQATVDYYNKVLSGTLAHGDSA, encoded by the coding sequence GTGCCCCGCCCCTCGAACGACCCGACCAAGCCGCCCAGCGTCGCCCTGTTCTCCCCCGGCTGGCCCGCGGGCAGCGTGCCCAACGGCATCGTGTCCTACACCGCGGCGATCGTTCCGGCGCTTCGTGAGGTCGGCAGCGAGCCGTTTGTCATCACCCCGCGGATCGCTGACGGCTGCCGCGATTCATTCGCATTTGCCGTGGAGGCGGCCTTGCGGCCGCTGGGTTTCCGCGACAAGGTCGCCCGCAAGATCGCCGACCGGTTCGATCCCGGTGCGTGGGACGAGCGTCGCACCGGCCGCGGGGTGGTGGACGTGGTGCGGGGGCTCGCCGACCGGCACGGGGTGCGGATCGTCGAGATGGAGGAGTCGTTCGGCTGGGTCGGACTGGTGGCCCGCGAATCGGGCGTTCCCGCGGTCGCCCGCCTGCACGGACCGTGGTTCCTCAACGGCGCGACGATCGAGCGGGAGGACACACCGCAGTTCCGTCGGCGGGTCCGGCTCGAGGGTGAGGCCATCGCCGCGGCTCCAGGGGTGACGGCGCCGTGCCGGGACGTTCTCGAGCAGACGCGGCGGAAGTACCGGCTGGCTCTGCCGCACGCCGAGGTGATCCCGTATCCCAAGACGCTCGCCCCGGATGAGCACCGCTGGTCGCCCGACGTCAGCGAGCCGGACACGATCCTGTTCGTTGGTCGGTTCGACAACCACAAGGCGGGTGATGTGGTCATCGACGCATTCAATTTGGTCCGCGGGCAGCGGCCTGGCGCGAGGCTCACGTTTGTCGGGCCCGACCGAGGCGTGACCGATGAGAAAGGGCGCCGCTGGTCCATCCAGGAGTTCCTCGCCGACCGATTCCCAGGCGGCGCCGAGGAGTCCGGTGTCTCGATCCTGGGCCTGCAGCCCCCCGCGGCAATTGCTCCGTTGCGGCGCCGGCATGCGGTCACGGTCATCGCCTCCCGGTACGAGAACTTCGCCTACACCGCTCTGGAGGCGATCTCGGCCGGCAGCCCGACCGTGATCACCAACGTTGGGGGCCTTCCCGAGATCATCGAGCACGAGCGCAACGGCCTGGTGGCGCGACCGGGCGACGCGGCCGACCTTGCCGACCGGATCGTTCGGATGCTCACGGACGCGGCGCTGTCCGCACGGCTAGCCCGGCAGGCCGCCGCGGACTGCGAAGCCCGCTACCACCCCAGGGTGGTCGCCCAGGCCACGGTTGACTACTACAACAAGGTTCTCTCGGGCACCCTTGCACACGGGGACTCGGCGTGA
- a CDS encoding SDR family oxidoreductase: MRVLVTGHLGYIGTILTPMLLGRGHQVVGLDSDLFRRCTFGDPAAIASVPNIRKDIRDVEAKDVQGFDACLHLAGLSNDPLGDFNPELTYDINHRASVRLADLCKKAGVKRFIFSSSCSNYGAGGDGLLTESAAFNPVTPYGESKVMVERDVAPMASGEFSPVFLRNATAYGVSPRLRFDLVLNNLTAWAYTTGQVLLKSDGTPWRPIIHIEDISRAFVATMEAPREAVHGQAFNVCGTSENYRIRELAEIVRDTVPNSKVEFAAGASPDKRNYRVSGDKYAAAFPDHLPRWTARKAAQNLYETFRKTNLTPGDFEGEKYKRITHIQSLLKEGTLTADFRFKGNSDTAERA; the protein is encoded by the coding sequence GTGCGCGTCCTGGTAACCGGACATCTTGGATATATCGGGACCATCCTCACGCCGATGCTCTTGGGGCGCGGGCACCAGGTGGTCGGCCTCGACTCGGACCTGTTCCGGCGCTGCACCTTCGGCGACCCCGCGGCGATCGCCAGCGTTCCGAACATCCGCAAGGACATCCGGGATGTTGAGGCGAAGGACGTGCAGGGGTTCGATGCATGCCTGCACCTCGCGGGGCTCTCGAACGACCCGCTGGGCGACTTCAACCCGGAACTGACCTACGACATCAACCACCGCGCCTCGGTGCGGCTGGCGGACCTGTGCAAGAAGGCGGGGGTCAAGAGGTTCATCTTCTCGTCGTCGTGCTCGAACTACGGGGCCGGGGGCGACGGCCTGCTGACCGAGAGCGCCGCGTTCAACCCTGTGACGCCCTACGGCGAGAGCAAGGTGATGGTGGAACGGGACGTGGCGCCGATGGCCTCGGGCGAGTTCAGCCCGGTGTTCCTGAGGAACGCGACGGCGTACGGCGTCTCGCCGCGCCTGCGGTTCGACCTGGTGCTCAACAACCTCACGGCCTGGGCGTACACGACCGGGCAGGTGCTTCTTAAGAGCGACGGCACGCCGTGGCGGCCGATCATCCACATCGAGGACATCTCGCGCGCGTTCGTCGCGACGATGGAGGCGCCGCGAGAGGCGGTGCACGGCCAGGCGTTCAATGTCTGCGGGACGAGCGAGAACTACCGGATCCGTGAACTGGCGGAGATCGTCCGCGACACAGTGCCGAACTCCAAAGTTGAGTTCGCGGCGGGCGCCTCTCCTGACAAGCGGAACTACCGCGTCAGCGGGGACAAGTACGCTGCGGCGTTCCCGGACCACCTCCCGCGGTGGACGGCGCGGAAGGCGGCGCAGAACCTGTACGAGACGTTCCGCAAGACGAACCTCACGCCCGGCGATTTCGAGGGCGAGAAGTACAAGCGCATCACGCACATCCAGTCGCTGCTGAAGGAAGGGACGCTGACCGCAGACTTCCGTTTCAAGGGCAACTCGGACACGGCTGAGAGGGCATGA
- a CDS encoding oligosaccharide flippase family protein, with product MTTQTQNIPPADAIGPEPDAPPREPPAQSEPRKSLRHHLFRGSVWTFVGFGAGNILRLGSTLVLTRLLNQEIYGEMVILYVVMYGLAMFSDIGSGPAIIRDKRGDDPVFLNTAWTIQVVRGFLLWIVGSALALPLGLFYNRPDLYVLLPAMSFTAAIAGFNSTKMFTCERHLALGRLVIVELGQHIAAIIVMIALAITWKSPWVFVFGAIAQNILRSILSHLALPGVPNRFMFNREAYLQLFHFGKWIFMGSALFFIAKQSDRILMTKYVAETTLGIYGIAVQLADTGISLVIQLARGVLLPGLGRVHRENEERVAQAFYRARLRINAVFLPAAGMVITAGNVPIELLFSKGWWQAGWMLQLLGIQAATRILFEPCEQCVVALGHTRYVFITHLTRAAWIVCAIPLGWHFCGVMGVILAVATSEVTVGAILYWALWRHRVLRPMQEVYSLLLIAAGMLAGLGIEWLWQRYGLDFREQLHDFFRGLVARWR from the coding sequence ATGACGACGCAAACCCAGAACATCCCGCCGGCCGACGCCATCGGGCCCGAGCCGGACGCACCGCCCCGGGAGCCGCCCGCCCAGAGCGAGCCGCGAAAGTCGCTGCGCCACCACCTGTTCCGCGGGTCGGTCTGGACCTTCGTGGGCTTCGGCGCCGGCAACATCCTCCGCCTCGGCTCCACGCTGGTGCTGACCCGGTTGCTCAACCAGGAAATCTACGGCGAGATGGTCATCCTGTACGTCGTGATGTACGGGCTGGCGATGTTCTCCGACATCGGCTCGGGCCCGGCGATCATCCGCGACAAGCGGGGGGATGACCCGGTCTTTCTCAACACGGCGTGGACGATCCAGGTGGTCCGCGGCTTTCTGCTCTGGATCGTCGGCAGCGCTCTCGCTCTCCCGCTCGGCCTGTTCTACAACCGGCCGGACTTGTACGTGCTGCTCCCGGCGATGTCGTTCACCGCGGCTATCGCGGGGTTTAACTCCACCAAGATGTTCACCTGTGAGCGACACCTCGCCCTCGGGCGTCTGGTGATCGTGGAACTTGGCCAGCACATCGCCGCGATCATCGTCATGATTGCGCTGGCGATCACCTGGAAGAGCCCGTGGGTGTTCGTCTTCGGTGCGATCGCCCAGAACATCCTGAGGAGCATCCTGTCGCACCTCGCGCTCCCAGGCGTCCCCAACCGGTTTATGTTCAACCGCGAGGCGTACCTCCAGCTCTTTCACTTCGGCAAGTGGATCTTCATGGGCAGCGCCCTGTTCTTCATCGCGAAGCAGTCGGACCGGATCCTCATGACGAAGTACGTTGCGGAGACGACGCTGGGGATCTACGGCATTGCCGTGCAGCTCGCCGACACGGGCATCTCGCTTGTCATTCAACTGGCACGGGGAGTTCTCCTCCCGGGGCTTGGCAGGGTGCACCGGGAGAACGAGGAGCGCGTCGCCCAGGCGTTCTACCGGGCCCGGTTGCGGATCAACGCGGTCTTCCTCCCGGCGGCCGGCATGGTCATCACGGCCGGCAACGTGCCGATCGAGTTGCTCTTCAGCAAGGGATGGTGGCAGGCCGGCTGGATGCTCCAACTGCTGGGGATCCAGGCTGCTACGAGGATTCTCTTCGAGCCATGCGAGCAGTGCGTGGTCGCGCTGGGTCACACTCGGTATGTCTTCATCACCCACCTCACCCGCGCCGCCTGGATCGTCTGCGCCATCCCCTTGGGGTGGCACTTCTGCGGCGTCATGGGCGTCATCCTGGCGGTGGCGACCTCGGAGGTCACCGTCGGAGCCATCCTGTACTGGGCCCTCTGGCGGCACCGCGTCCTGAGACCGATGCAGGAGGTCTACTCGCTGCTGCTGATCGCCGCGGGCATGCTCGCCGGTCTCGGGATCGAGTGGCTCTGGCAACGGTACGGACTCGACTTCCGCGAGCAACTCCACGACTTCTTCAGGGGCCTCGTGGCGCGGTGGCGTTGA